The region GTCAACATCCTCACCGCATCTGCAGCGGTGTTTTGCGCAAACATCCAGGCCGAGACGGTGAGCGACTCCGATGCGTATGGCAGCATCGTCTAGCCACGTCCCGATacatgagagagggagagcattCAGCCAGCTGCCAGAGTGAGGGGCGGATGCCGCACGAAGGCATGCCAGGCGGTGTTGGTCAAGAGTTGCCGAGAGCTCAGACACAGGCGCTCGGCATAAAATAGTGTCCCAGACATTTTGGAAGGAGAAATCTCCAGGCCTCTCAGAAAAGGAGCGATCCCAGGTAGTAAGCCAATCCGATAAAGCACCGTCCAGGCAAGATCCGAAAGGTTTGAGTGTTGGACATCAAAAGGGAAGCGTTTGTTGTTCTTTAATTTCAGTTTTGTTGTCAGTGTTTACCACAAAAAATTAATGGTCACTGGATTGGACCATTAAAGTCTATAAAACTATTCAAAAAAGtcgtgtaaataaataaaaattagataCAATTCGACTCAATAAACGCAATGTTTTCCAGCTTGTTTTCCTCTTGAAACTTTCTTCTCATTTAATcttgcttttaaaaaattaattttctacaTTAATTTAGTATCGAAAAAAATCAAAGGTtcaaataaaattagtttttagttttgaattaatgCGCCTGCTCTTTCACTTTAAACCAAATCCAATCTCTTCGACGTACACACTCACCCATCTCATAGGTTGTATTTTTGAGGGCCTTTATTATTTTTCCGATGACAATTTTgtcgttttttaaaattaaaaacttcGAAACTACATTCGTCACTGAAAATTGTCCTCATCTATTCAGTGTTTGACACAATGATGAAATGCTTTGACAAATTATAGCGtttttaactatttattttgctcatacatatattttctcttttttttaaataatttgggATGGATCTTTTTCGACTTTTTTGCGGTTATTATACGTAGATCATTCCTTAAGAAATCAGATAATTTTATCGAGCGTTAAAatgctaaaaattaaaaataccacGTTCACAcgaataaaaagtttttttaaatacctgtaattaaaacttttatttcAGATTAATaccaaattacaaaataatatcaCAAAATTAATTTAGGGTTAGTTTAATGATCCCTTTCgatatttacaaagaaaatattgttcaaaaatgctgtttttttaaaaaacggtttttttgtatatttgtttaaatacttaaatattgttttataaaaattcaagttaaataaattattactaaggaacacttattttataaaattagaaATGTCAAAGTTGacacaaattaaagaaaaattaaatagtccaGATTATTCAGAAAATGGTGATTCTAACATTAATTACTACTTAAATAGAAATATTCAATCTAACAGCCCCAAGCGAGTGCTTCGAGAAATATAAtccaaatatattaaacatgcaaATTAAATGGAATAATAAACCTCAAAAGCAGACAAGAGAATTGACGTATATTAAAGAGTCGTCACAACTATGGATGAAGAAGCTGTTGAAAAGAATAAACAGTCTTTGCATCGAATTCAATTTTACATTGTGCAAAAAACGTCCAGatcaagaaagaagaaatatttcactttaTTGGAAAGAAATGAGTAGCATtcgccaacagaaaaaagatctCAGGCCAATTTATAACAGCAACGACTTACTAAATTTGATTACAGAAATGAGGAATCCAAACCTAAAGGCGGATTGTGGCTCTGACCATTCACTTCCAGCTCTTCTTCAACTACGTCTAAAATGGCTTTCATTTGTTGATGTAAAGAACAGATTTGCAACATTGCTTGATGCCATTATTAACAAAGAACAAGCAGAAAATGTTTTTGAGGTTTTAGACTCACAGGAAGTCAAAGGCGCGTTAGAAATCTGTAAAACTGGTTGCCCTCCTGGAAACCGTGGTTCCCTCTGGAAATTAGCAGTTGGTCTGGACGAGCAGAGAAACAATCAGAATTATTACCAGTACATGAAAGATTTGTATCTTGAATATGAAATGATGATCGATTCAATAATTGAAGAGGATATTGCAGGGACAGTAACAAATGACGATCAGTACTTTGTTTTTGAAGAatttatctaccaaatcctcctGCCTTTCACAAGAGATCCTCACGTGAGAGAGACCATGAGATCTTTGAATGATGATCGACTGTTAGTACTCAACCAAAAAGAGTTGGTTATGTATCCACCAAATGGATACGTTCCATATTTGGGTTTCAGTTACTTAGTTGCTCCATTTTGTTACCTCTATACAAATATTGaagacatttattttgtttttcgggAATTTTTTGagcgtcattttatatttttgacaaCAATATCATCACATGAAGAGTCTATTCTATCACTTTGCGTTCAATTTGAACAACTTTTAATTGAACGAGAACCATACTTGTGTTTTCATATGAAAAAAATTGGGATTTATCCGTTAACCATCGCGTTCAAGTGGATCGTGAACGGATTCTCGGGATTTTTGGCTAATGAGGAACTACTTTGCTTATGGGATTGGATCATTGGGCAATCGAGTTTGCTCGTCATTCCAATATTGGctgtttctattttttcatttcgaCAAGCAAGTGTGgtaaatgtaaatactgtacaaGACATCCAAAACATTTTTGCTGACATTTCAAATATTAGAGTGGTTGCTCTAatgatacatttttttattttatagtttatttttatatttaaagacaATTTTTGAATTTATTCAAATCCTAAGGTAATCCGTCGAGACTTCCTGTGTTTTTGGGGCCAAGACGCTTGCTCATCTTAAGAAACTTGGCCGCCTGTGCACCTACCGCTCCAGAGATCCGaaggaatttatattccttattcagaggatctcgctggctgttttacgcgggaattgtctttcaatcctgcGAGACAGTACATAATGGCTAGATTTTTTTAACgatctctcttttttaaaaaaaattaacatttgcAGATTATTAAAAGACGGATTGTTTGTCGAATCGGAAATGAGTATTGGTTTGAAATTATGAATCACCAAGAACTACTAAATGgagttttaaataaagaattttctaTCCACTTTATATAGTTTAACTATAGTATTTTGTGTTTTACACTAATATGTTTGATGCAAAGTTTATATTAGCTATAAATAAACGTTGTTAAGAATATTTTTAAGAATAAAACTCAGaattttgaacaatttttttgACACAATTTTGAGCAGTTTGGCGATCCGCCAGGCTGCTTCCTTTCGATTAatcgatattaattaataacgaatcttattaaatatatagattattgttaattttaataaaatcgataaagaaattcattaaattttattatttgatatCAAAATCATGTTATCGATCTAATTTGTTCAGACATTTTTTCCTAGTGAAGCATTTTGGGTAACATCTACGAATTTGTAAAGGAGGAATAATAAACACGGAAAACATTTCAGTAGCGCCCAATAGCCCCTAATTATTGTGTATCAAAGTATGCAATTCAGGGCTTTTCGTAGGTTTTCAGGTTGTCTGCTAATTATTAAAAACTTCTCTCAATGTAAATTCGGAAAAGCATCATTCTTGAAATCTTTACAAAATTGTCAGATTTGTTTAAACAAGTAGTTAGTTAtgccaaaatttaatttttattaatcaaaatattggaaaataaatttaattattttttttacatatttatgattatatttttataacatattatcataaataaaataaataacgaaagaacttgttgttgtttatatttttgctggCTACAAATATGGATTCTGAAacattgaatttaaaaaatgccGAAATGTACATAACCCGTGCATACTCACACTGCTACAAGGACACAACTGAAGGACTCTATTctgctttttcctattttttagAAGCAGTCAAATTAGTTCCAAAGAATGctcaaattttcttaaaatttggagattttttccaatatttcatGAACGATTCAAACCGTGCTTATTCTTGCTATGAAAGAGCCTACATTCTCGATTCCTTAGTACCAGAAATTGCCATTGCCTACCACGGAAGTAGCTTCGATTTACTAAACAAAGATTCAAGTCAAAAATACCTTCAAAATTTCATTCGAAGTGATCTTTCTCCTGAAATGATCCCCGCACTCCGCAGACTGGCAATATTTTACATGTGCAATGGGGAATACTCCCAGTCTCTGCGGATTTGTGACCTAGCAATCGACATTGACAAAGattgtttcatttttgtaatgTTGAGAACAGAACTGATTCGACTCAGTGGAATGAGTCTGACTTTTAACCACAAATCTTTTCTCGAAAAGTCTCAAGACATTCCCCAATGGAGGCTTTTAGTTAAACTGATTATTACAATCTCTTCCCTCAAAAGCGGAGACTTTGAAGAGATCGCCTCAACCCTCGAAGAATTGCTGAATTCAACCAACGAAGAATCGGAAGATTTGATGATTTTTAAAGTCCTTTATGCTGAAGTTATGTGCTATTTGGGAGACGATTTGTTATCAGAAAATCGTTTTTTGGAAGCTTTTGACATTTATACAATTGCTTTCGACAGTCTCCGTGGTTTTTTATCCCAGGAAAGCAGAGATCAGAAAATAgttctgtttttgtttggttATTCTGCGTTTCGTCTTTGTCAGTTATGTTTCCATCCCGATTCTCCTCCTGGCCATGAAACCCTTCAGACATACGTCAAGTTGAGTATTTGGGCCTTTGGTCATTTGGCCATCATGACCAGGCTGTGTTCTGCGTTTTATAACTGTGCTTTGGCTGCCTCATTTCTTTGGAGAATTAATGGAAATGAGAGTGCCCGTGATTTGTCCGTGGGTTGTGCAGTCTCCTCTGTTTGTGAGAGTGGTGGGAGTTCTGATTCGTGGCTTCTTTTTGGGACTGTTGCTTACTTTTTCAAGGATTACGTTCTCGCAGAAAAATCATTTTTCAAATCAATTGATGCTTCTCAACACAACGAACGTGCATTTGTCAATTTGGCTGTACTTTATTACACATGTGAGGATTATGAGCACTCCTTTCGTGTTATTGAAATGTCCAAGAATGTTTCATTTTCTCGGGatagtgaaattatgctaaaaattCTTCTAATGAAAGCGGGCACTTCAGATCATTGGGAAATTTTTGATGGAATTGACAAGCATTTGATGGTAGCTATTAATGGCTTCAATCCATCAATTTTTACCTATCGATTTTTTGCTGTGCACGTGGCGACAAAATTGTGTTCGATATCATGTTttcagaatggaaaaaaatatattccgTCCTGTAATATCACTAAGGATTCATCTCCAGAGGATCAAGTCACTAAGGCCATTGAAggtcttttttattatttggagGCTCGACCCAACGATGCAATGGCTCAGTCTCTGCTTGggtcattcatgaatttattggATTTCAAAACATCAGATGATCGGCATAAAATTGCTTTACAGCTCATCTCAGAAAAGAACGACGTATTTTCTCTCATCCCCGAACAACTATCCAGCCTTGATTGTGCGGTTATATTTAACGCAATGAGAAGCCTTGTTGATGTCAGAATGACTggagaatatatttcttctttggtCTCATATCCGGGCACTAATCAATGCGAATTATTAAACGGATT is a window of Octopus sinensis unplaced genomic scaffold, ASM634580v1 Contig15316, whole genome shotgun sequence DNA encoding:
- the LOC115230322 gene encoding TBC1 domain family member 19-like, with translation MQIKWNNKPQKQTRELTYIKESSQLWMKKLLKRINSLCIEFNFTLCKKRPDQERRNISLYWKEMSSIRQQKKDLRPIYNSNDLLNLITEMRNPNLKADCGSDHSLPALLQLRLKWLSFVDVKNRFATLLDAIINKEQAENVFEVLDSQEVKGALEICKTGCPPGNRGSLWKLAVGLDEQRNNQNYYQYMKDLYLEYEMMIDSIIEEDIAGTVTNDDQYFVFEEFIYQILLPFTRDPHTIFEFIQILR